The sequence below is a genomic window from Deinococcus terrestris.
AGCATGACCAGCGCCGCCGCCTGGTTGCTCATGGGCTGGGTCAGCGCCACCGTCACCGCGAAGAGGGCGGCGAGCAGGCCGTAGGGTCCCAGCGGCTCCAGCACCCCGGAGAGGGCGCCGGTCAGGACCCGCGCGGCCCCGGTGTCCTCGAAGGCCGTCCCGAAGGCCAGCATGCAGGCCACCAGCACGATCACCGGCCACTCCACCGAGCGGTAGGCCTCCTCCGGGGTGACCAGCCGCAGCGCGAGGGCGAGCGCCACCGCGATCACGACCGCCACGCTGAGAGGCAACACGCCCAGGCCCCCCAGCACCACCGCGCCGCCGAACAGCCCCAGGGCGAGGGGAGCGCGGCGCAGGTCCCGCTGCGCTTCGGTGAGGTCGCCCAGCACGGTGAGGTGGTCACCCAGCCCCCCGATGCGGTCGGGGGTGCCCTGAATCAGCAGCACGTCGCCGACCTGCACCCTCAGCCCGCCCAGACGCTCCACCGTCCGGGCGCGGCGGTGCAGGGCCAGCACCGAGAGGCCGTAGCGCTCGCGGAAGCGGGCCTCGCGCAGGGTGCGGCCGATCAGGAGGCTGCCGGGCAGCACCACTGCCTCCACCAGCCGCACCGGGGCTGAGCCCTCCACCTGCAACTTCTGCTCGCTCTTGGAAAAGACGCCCAGGGTGCTCTTGCCCGCCAGGATGCGCTCCGGCGGCCCCTCGACCGCCAGGGTGTCAAGTTCCTGTATCTGGAAGTCGGGGCCGGGGGCATAGATCGTCTGCTCGCCCCGGCGCACCGCCACCACCGTCAGGCCGTGGTCGCGGCCCAGCCCCGACTCGCGCAGGGTCTGCCCGGCGAGGGGACTGCCGGGCGCCACCGTCAGGTCCGCGAGGTAAGCCCGCAGCGAGGCTTCCAGCTCAGCCTCGCGCTCGGGAAGCAGCCGGGGCGCCACGAAAAAGAGGTACAGCAGGCCCACGACCGCCACCGGAATCCCGACCCAGGCCAGCTCGAAAAAGCCCAGGGGATCGAGCCCCGCTCCCGGCAGCGCCCCCGACACGACGAGGTTGGTGCTCGTCCCGATCACCGTGACCGTCCCGCCCAGGATGCTCGCGTAGGCCAGCGGCAGCAGTACCCGGCTGGGGGCGATTCCCGCCCGGCGGGCCAGCCCGGTCACCAGCGGCAGGAAGACGGCGGTGGTCGCCGTGTTGCTGGTAAAGGCGCTGACGCCCGCGACCGTGCCCAGCATGCCGCGCACCATCCCGGCGGCGTTCCGCGCCCGGCGGGCCAGCGCGGTGCCGATCCACTCGATCACCCCCGCCCGCAGCAGCATTTGCGTGAGGACAAAGAGGCCCGCGAGCGTGAGGACAGTGTCGCTGCCGAAGCCCGCGAAGGCCTCGCGGGTGGGGATCAGGCCCAGCACCAGCAGGGCCGCGAGCAGCAGCAGCGCCGTGACGTCGACGGGCAGCCACTCGGTGGCAAACAGCAGCAGCGCCAGCCCGAACAGCAGCAGCAGGATGGTCACGGGGTCCATGACGGGCTCCAGGCGTGGGGCTTGGAGGGGCTCAGGCGTCCGGCGTGCGCGGCTGTTCCGCGACCGCGCGGGCCAGCGTGACGATCAGCCGGGTCACGTCCGCGAAGATGAACAGGGCCACGCTCCCCACCCCGCCCGCGATCAGGGTCCAGAAGCCCTGGAACGCCTGCTCGTTCAGGTACTGCACCGCCGCCAGCCCCACCGCTGCCAGCCCCAGCACGACCGCCAGCACCCGCAGCCGCCCAACGAGCGCGTGCACCGCATTCGCCCGCTCGGCCAGCATGGGGAGGGCGGCGAGGGGGGCGGTGGGCTTGGCGGGGCGGTCTTGCGCCGACATTAGTTCTCCCGCTCCGGGTTCTGCGGGAGCGTTGGTGGAAGCGGGAGTCACGGGGACTTCCGCCTGCCTGGCCTCAGACGCGGGTGGCGGCGGAGCTGGGGAGACCGGAACGGGCGTGGCCGTCACCGTCGTCACCCGGCGGTTGGCCGGGTCTTTCGCGGCCACGCCGGACAGGCTGGAACCGGGGGCGGGCGAAGGCGCGGGGGTGGTCCCGAAGGTCTTGAAGCCGCCCGCGGCGGGCAGGGGCGCGGACGGGAGGTCCTTGGCGCGGGCCGTCGCGTCGCGGACCTGCGGGAAAAAGGCCTGCACCTCGGCGGGGTCAAAGCCCAGCAGGCTGGCCGTCAGGGCGGTCCCGGCAGGCGTCTCGACCCTGAGGAGGCCGTCGCCGTCGCTGTGGATGCGGTTGAGGTCGCGCAGGGTGACCCGGCGGGTGCCGCCCGCGTCCTGATAGATCAGCAGACCTTCCAGCAGCACGAAGAGGGCGTCTTCTTTCTCCAGGGTCGCCAGGGGCGTTCCGCCGATTCCCAGGCCCCGCAGGGCCGACTGCACTCGCTCGCTCATCACTGTGTCCTCACCTTGCCCGGCAGGATAGCGGCTCCGGGGCGGGAAGCAGGCAGGCGGCCACGGTTTTAACGCTCCCCTACCCCTTCCTCACCCGCCGCAGGCCCGCCTGCCTCCACACTGACCCATGACCGACAACCGATATGGAGACGCTCCGCTGGGCCGCAGCGTCGAGGAGATCGAGCAGGAGAGCGGCAACCTGGTCAATTCCTCACTGCCCGGCGAGACGGTCCGCGACAACGACACGGCCGCCGTGCCCGCCATCGTGAACAGCAACCAGAGTGCCAGCCCCGCCGTGGTCAACCCCGAGAACATGATGGTGAGTGGCGGCGGCGCGGACGACGGCACCGCCCATACCCACCGCGACGGCGGCGAGGAGACGAGCTGAGGGCTCGCCCCCTGCTTGATTCTCCCGCCTCCCGGCTCTTGGTCCGGGAGGCGACTTCATGCCCACGTCCGTCTCAGGCGGAGCCAGATGCTAGACGAGGTCACGGGGCCGGTAGGTGACGGCCTCCGCAAGGTGGGCTTCCGAGATGTGCTCCTGCCCGGCGAGGTCGGCCACGGTCCGGGCGACCTTCAACACACGGTCGAACCCGCGTCCCGTCAGGCCCAGTTGCCGGGCTGCCGCCCGCGCAAAGGCTTCCGGACCCGGCCCCAGGTGCGCGTGCTGCCGCAGCGCCTGCCCGGCGAGGTCGCTGTTGCGGCCCCCCTGCCGGGCGAGCATCCGGGCACGCGCGGTGGCCACCCGCTCGCGGACGACGGCGCTGGATTCGCCCTCTGGAGCGCGGGACAGCTCGTCCACAGTAAGTCTGGGTACGCGACACAAAATGTCCACGCGGTCGAGCAGCGGACCACTCAGCCTCCCGGCGTAGCGGGCACGTTCGGTCGGCGTGCAGGTGCAGGCCCGCTCGGGGTCGCCGAAGTGGCCGCACTTGCAGGGGTTCATTGCGGCCACAAGTTGGAAGTTGGCCGGGTAGGTGACGGTCGCCCGCGCCCGGCTGATCGAGACCGTGCGGTCTTCCAGGGGTTGCCTCAAGGTTTCCAGCGCCTTGCGCGAGAACTCCGGAAACTCGTCCAGAAAGAGCACGCCCCGGTGCGCGAGCGACACCTCGCCGGGGCGGGGGACGCTCCCGCCGCCGATCAGTCCGGCGTCGCTGACGGTGTGGTGCGGAGCGCGGTAGGGCGGCCGCCCCACCAGCCCGCCCCGCGTGGTCAGCAGCCCGGCCGCCGAGTGGATGCGGGTGACCTCCAGCGCCTCTGCGCGGGTCAGGGGCGGCAGCAGTCCCGGTGCCCGGCGGGCCAGCATCGTCTTGCCGCTGCCGGGCGAACCGATCATCAGGAGGTTGTGCCCGCCCGCGAGCGCAATTTCCAGCGCCCGCTTGGCCCCGCTCTGGCCCTTGAGGTCCGCGAGGTCGAGGGGGGTGTCCTCGTCGAGCGGCGTCTCGGGCGGCGAGGCGGGCGTGAGGGGAAGCTCTCCATTCAAGTGACGTACGGCCTCCAGCAGTGTTCCGGCCGGAAAAACCGTCACCCCGTCGATCAGGGCGGCCTCGGCGGCATTGGCGCCCGGCAGGAGCGCGGGCACTTCCTCCTGCGCGGCGAGGAGGGCCACGTTGACGGCCCCGGCGATGGGCCGCAGCGACCCGTCGAGGGCAAGTTCCCCAGCGCACACCAGTCCGCGCAGGGCCTCCGGCGGCAGCAATTCCTGCGCGGCGAGCAGCCCCAGCGCGATGGGAAGATCGTACAGCGGACCTTCCTTACGCAGGTCGGCGGGGGCGAGATTCACGGTGATGCGGGCGGCGGGAAAGGGCAGTGCGGCGTTGCGGACGGCCGCCCGGACCCGCTCGCGGGCCTCGCTGACGGCCTGATCGGGAAGGCCGACCACGGTGAAGGCAGGCAACCCAGGCGAAACATCCACCTCGACCTCGACGGGCACGGCGTCCACGCCGATCAGGGCCACGCTGCGGGCGCGGGCGAGCATCAGGCGGGCTCCAGCGGGGGCACGCCTACCAGCCCGACGGTCCCCGGCCCGGCGTGGACCAGCAGGACCGCCGTGATCTCGCGAGTGGCCCGCACCCGGACGTTGCGCAGGGCGAGTTCCCCGGCGAGCGTTCGGGCACCCTCCGGATTCCCGGCGTGCAGCACGGTGGCCTCCAACCCTTCCGGAAAAGAGCGGGCCAGTTCGCGCAGCGCCGCGTGGAAGCCCCGGATGCGGGCGGCGGCCTCGACCTTTCCGGCCTCCGCACGGATCACCGGGTGGACGTTGAGGAGTCCCGCCGCCGCTCCCGCCACCCGCGAGAGCCGCCCCCCCGCGACCAGCCAGCGCAGGCTGCCGGGCACGAAGCGCAGGAAGACCCGGTTCCCGAACCCCGCCAGCCGCCGGGCGACCTCGCCGGGGTCGGCTCCCCCGTCCAGCCAGACCCGCGCCTGACGCACCGCCGCTCCCAGCCCGAGGCTGAGGGTGCCCGTGTCCACGACCTCCACCTGGCCTCCGAATTCCTGGGCCGCCGTCACCGCCGAGGCGAAGGTGCCGCTGAGGTGAGAAGCCACCGGGAAGCACAGCACCCGCTCGGCCCCGGCCTCCAGCGCTTCCGCGTAAGCCTGCCGGAAGTCGCCGGGCACGGCCTGGGACGTGCGGGGCGCCCCGCCCTCCTCCATGCGGCGCACCAGGGTCGCCGGGTCCATCACGGGGAGACCGGGGCGGCGCACGGTGCCGGGATCGCTGTACAGGGTTCCGCCCACCTCCAGCGTGAGGCCGACCACCGAGACCCGGAGCTCAGCCCACTCGGCGGGAGTCAGGTCGGCCGTGCTGTCGGTCACCAGGGCCACGCGGCGGGGAGCCACATTCGACGGGGTCACGCGGCCAATCTAGCAGCCGAGCCCCGGCTGCCCACCCCGCGTTTGGGGGTGGGCGGCCGGGGCTCGCTGGGGGGAAGCTCAGGGGCGGGGGGGCAGCACGTCGGAGGCGGGGCGGGGCGCGGCCTCGGCGGGGGGCGCGACCGGGGGCACCACCGCCTGCGCGACCACGGTCTGGACCGGGGCAGGCTGCACTGGGGCGGGGCCAGCGGCGGGCGGGGTTTCGCGCAGGCTGCCCTCCAGCTCTTCCTTGAGGCCCTGGGTGCTGCGGCGGAACTCGCGGATGCCCGAACCCAGGCTCTTGCCGAGTTCGGGAAGTTTCTTGGGGCCGAACACCAGCAGGGCGATCACCAGAATGACCAGGAGTTCAGCGGGTCCGATATTGGGCATAGGACGACCTCCAGCGGCCAGTGTACGCTGGGCCGGTTAAGGCAAACGTCATAGGGACGGGGTTGACCGGTGGACGTAAGCTACACCCCCTCCTCCCCCTCCCGGTAGGCCCGCAGCGTCCCGTTCATGAACGCGACGTAGAGCGTCCCAGCGGCGGCCAGCGGCGTCGCCTGCACCCCTTCGCGCTCGCGGCGGCGCCAGCGCACGGCCCCGGTGTGAATGTCAAGCGCGGCGAGTTCGCCCTCCTCGGACGCCAGGAAGACCAAGCCCGCGCTCACGACCGGGCTGGCGGTGACCCGGCCCTCCAACGCAAACGCCCACACGTCCTCCCCGTCCGAGAGGCGCAGCGCCCGCACGGTCCCCCCCCAGCCCGCGACCAGCGCGAGGTCGGCAGTCAGGGCGGGGGCGGCCCAGATCTCGTCTTCCAGGTCGTAGGTCCAGAGGGTCGGCTCGGGGCTGTCGAGCACGGCGCGGCCCCCGTCGGCCCGGAGCGACAGGGCGTGGACCTCGCCGGGCCAGGTGGGGACGAGCAGGGTGGCGCGGCCCGGCGCGGTGGGGCGCAGGGCAGGGGTGGCGTGGACGGTGCCGACCTCGACCTTCCACAGCGGGGTGCCGGTGCGGGCGTCGAGGGCGTGCAGCCAGCCGTTCTCGTCGCACAGCAGCGCGGCGCCCGCCCACACGACCGGCGAGGCGGCGACCGGCCCCCCCGCCCGGTACGCCCAGGCGAGGTCCCCGGTGCGGGCGTTCAGCGCGTGCAGGTGACCGTCGCGGCTGGCGGCCAGGACCCGGCCCCCCCACAGGGTCGGTGCCCCGGTGAACTCGGCGCGGGCCTGGTGCTCCCAGACCTGCTCGCCGCCGCGCAGCCGCACCCGCCGCAGGGTGCCGTCCCACGCGCCGTACAGGATGTCCCCGCCCACGAAGGTCGCCGGGGCCGTCACCTCGTCGCGGGCGGCGTGGGTGGCGTAGGGCCGTCCCGACGTGTGCATCAGCACGAGCTGCCCACCCCGCGTGCCCACCGCGAGGAGGTCGCCCTCGCCCACCACGGCGGCGGGCCAGGTCACCTCGCCGGGCAGGGGCACGCTCCAGGCTTCGGTCAGGTTGCCCACGCGGGCCGGGCCGTCGGGATGCTCGCCCGTGCGGGTGCGTCCGCCCCGGTACTGGCCCCGTGCATGGGCGGTCCAGACCTCGCGCCGGGCCAGCGCCCACAGGTGCGCGGCGGCCTCGCCACTCTCGGGCCGCTCCTCCGGGTTCTTGGCGAGCAGGGCCAGCAGCACCCGCGCCACCGCGTCGGGCACGGCGGGGTTGAGGTCGCGGGGGTCGGGCGGCGGTTCGTAGACATGTTGAAAGAGGACGCTCTGGTCGCTGTCTCCCACGAAGGGCGGCGACCCGCAAGCCACCCGGTACAGCACCGCACCCAGCGCATAGAGGTCGCTGCGCGGCCCCACCCCCGACCCCCGCGCCTGCTCGGGGGCCATGTACGCGGGCGTGCCCAGCGTGACCCCGCTGCGGGTGAGGTGGCGGCTGTGTTCGGACAGGGCCACCAGCCCGAAGTCCATCAGCCGGGGCATCCGGGCCTCGTCCAGCAGCACGTTTCCCGGCGTGAGGTCGCGGTGGATGATCCCCTGCGCGTGAATAAAGCCCAGCGCCCGCGACGCGAAGCCCGCCGCCGTGAGGAAGGGGGTCAGCGACGCGGGAGAGTCCTCCAATGGCCCCAGCGCCGTGATTGGCCCGGCCAGCAGCGGCATGGTGAAAAAGGCGCGGGCGGGGCTGCCTCCCTCCCCCGGCACCTCCCCCAGGTCGAGGACGGGCACCACGCCGGGATGCGAGAGGCGGGCGAGCGTGCGGACCTCGCGCAGGAAGCGGGCGCGGTCGCCGTCGGGCAGGTGGGGATGCAGCACCTTGACGGCGACCTCGCGGCCCAGCAAGGTGTCTTCCGCGCGGTAGACCTTGGCGCTGCCGCCCTCGCCGATCAGGGCGTGCAGGCGGTAGCGCCCTCCCACCTCCGCGCCGACTTCCATCAGGGGGAAGCATAGCGGAGGGCGGGGGGGGAACTCCTTAACCCCGCCGTCCGCTTCGCGGCCTGCTCCTCAGTAAAGCCTCCAGAGCCCACGGAGGGCAGGTGCCCTGAAGAGGCGGGCTCGCGCTGCGAAGCAGAGAGGGTATCCGGGAGTTCCGCGCGGCACACTCAGAACGTGTAACTCTTGGGCACCACCACGACGCCGTTCTCGGTGACCGTGAAGCCGCGGGCGCGGTCCTCCTCGGGGTCCACGCCGATCCGGGTGCCGGGCGGGATGGTCACGTCCTTGTCCACGATCACCCGGCGCAGGTGCGAGTGCCGCCCCACGACCACATTGTCGAACAGCACGCAGCTTTCCACGAGCGAGTACGAGTGGATGTGGACATTGCGGCTGAGGATGGAGTCGCGCACGGTCCCGCCGCTGACAATCACGCCCCCGGCGAGGCTGGAGTTGAAGGCCTGCCCCTTGCGGCCCTCGGACTCGTGGACGAACTTGGCGGGCGGGGAAAATTCGCTGCTCGTGCGCAGCGGCCACTGCGGGTTGTAGATGTCGAATTCCGGATTCACGCTGACCAGATCGAGGCTGGCGTCGAAGTAGGCGTCGAGCGTCCCCACGTCGCGCCAGTAGAGGTTCGGCCCCTGCTGACCGGGAATCGGGTTGCGGTGGAAGTCGTAGGCCTGGACCGAATAGCCGTCGGCCAGCGCACGCGGAATCACGTCCTGTCCGAAGTCGAAGCCGTCCTCCTGCCCGCTGATGGAGGTGTGCAGCAGTTCTTCTAGCGCCCGGCGCGAGAAGATGTAGTTGCCCATGCTCGTCAGGGTCATGTCGGGGTCGCCAGGCATGCCGGGCGGGTCGGCGGGCTTTTCCAGAAACTCGGTGACCCGGCCTCGGTCGCCCACATGCATCACGCCGAAGCGGTGCGCCTCGGTGCGGGGCATCGGGTAGGCGGCGATGGTCACGTCGGCGCGGGCGTCGATGTGCGACTGGAGCATGTGCTCCACATTCATCTTGTAGATGTGGTCGCCCGAGAAGATCGCCACGTAATCGGCCTCGAAGTTGTCGACAAGGTGCAGGTTCTGGTACACGGCGTCGGCGGTGCCCCGGTACCACACCGCGCCGAGTTCCTCGTAGCGGTACATCTGCGCGGGGACCAGCGTGATGAAGTAGTCCTGCAGAAAGGTGCCGAAGCGCCAGCCGCGCTGGATGTGCTCGGTCAGGCTCTGCGCCTTGTACTGGGTCAGCACATAGATCGAAAAGACGCCCGAGTTGATGAAGTTGTTGATCGCAAAATCGATGATGCGGTACTTGCCGCCGAAGGGCACGGCGGGCTTGGACCGCTTGAGGGTCAGGGGCGTCAGGCGCGAGCCCTGCCCCCCAGCCAGAATCATTCCCAGAACGCGTGGTTTCATGGCAGGCCTCCTGCGGGTCCAGAGGGGACGGAGCGAGAAATGTCGCGCTCAGTCTAGCCGCCCCGCTGGGAGGAGCCGACTTTAGAGGACCTCCACGTCCAGGTGCCGGGCCAGGGCCGCCGCCGTTTCCTCCGGCCCGCCGACCTCCGCGCCAAGCTGCGTCCGTATCCAGGTGAGCTGCCGCCGGGCGTAGCGCCGAGTGGCGAGGGTAATGCGGGCGGCGGCCTCCTCCGGGGTCAACTCGGCCCGCGCTGCCGCGAGCGCTTCCGGGTAGCCCAGCGCCTGCCAGACGGTGGGGCGCGGGCCGGTGTCCGGCGGCACCTGTTCGGCCAGCCACGCCGCTTCCTCCGGCCAGCCTCCCGCGAGCATCTCCTCCACCCGCCCCGCGATGCGGGCTTCCAGCTCTGGCCAGGGGCGGGTGAAGGCGAACACCTGATAGGCAAAGCGCGGCGGGCTGTACCCGAACTCGCCCGGAAAGCGCCCGGTGCGGCGGTAGACCTCCAGCGCCCGGACCACCCGGCGCGGGTTGCCCTGCATCCGCCCGGCCTCCTGGGGGCTGACGCGGGCGATCTCGGCCAGCAGCGCCTCCAGGCCACGCTCGGCCAACTCGCCCTCCACCTCGGCCTGCACCGCGCGGTCGGCGGGCGGGGTCAGGGGCAAGCCGCGCCGCAGGGCGGAGAGGTAGAAGCCCGTGCCCCCCACGACCAGCGGCACCCGGCCCCGCGCCTGGATGTCCGCGACCGCCGCCTCCGCTTCCCGCACGTAGCGGGCCACGTCGTAGCTCTCGGTCACGTCGGCCACGTCGAGAAGGTGGTGGGGCACGGCGGCCCGGTCCGCGGCCCCCGGCTTGGCGGTGCCGATATCCAGCCCCCGGTAGACGGTGAAGGCGTCGGCGGCCACGACCTCGGCCGGGCGGGGGACCGCGAGCGCGAGGGCCAGGGCGCTTTTCCCCGCCGCGGTGGGGGCGGTGAGAATGGGGACGGCAAAGGGCGGGGCGGACGTCACAGTGCTTCTCGCTTCGCTCGGGTTCGTCGACGACTCACCGCACAGGGTTTCACACGCGCGAGTTTACGGCCCGGTGCTACCGTGGGAGGCATGAACGAACCCGTCCTCGCCCGGTTGCAACAGCTGATGACCCTGCGGGAGGAGGTCGAGACGCTGGGCACCCTGGGCAGCCCCTGGACCCCGCCCGCCGACTGGGTGGACGAGGACACCCACCTGCGGCTGTTGCTCGACGTGCCCGGCGTGGACCCGGAGAGCCTGGAGATGCACGAAGAGGGCGGGGCCGTGACCGTCGCGGGCCGCCGCGAGGTCCCTGCCCGGCTGCTGCACGGCGAGCGCCCCGGCGGAGCCTTCAGCCGCACCCTGCCCTTTCCGGAGGCCACCGTGCCCAACTCAGGCGAGGCCCAGCTCGCGGCGGGCGTCCTGAACGTGCGCTTCGAGAAGCGCCACCCGACGATCGACGTGAGATCGGAACAGGGGTAAGGATGCTGTTCTTCGCCGTTCTGGACGATGTTTTCCCCCCTTTTCGCGAGCCCTAAGCGCAATGCCAGGAGGTTGAGCGGGGCTGCGCTGGGGACAGGTCGGAACGATGGTGGGCTTGCGGCTGAAGGTGGCCCTGAACGTTCTGGCCCACACCCTCAAATTCATTGACCTCAACCCATGACGTGCGGCTTGTCAATCCCTCTGCGCGGTGTATCAGTCCGCGGCTGCCGGGGCCGCACCGGGCGCAGGCTCCGGGCGGGGAAGCTGCCGGGGCAGCCGCCTCCACAAGAACAGCAGGCTGAGGCCCCCCAGCGCGGCCAGCGTCAGCAGGCCCACGCGCGGCCCCAGCGGTCCTTCCTTGCCGATCAAGAAACTGGCGATCAGGGCGCCGGGCGGTCCCATGCCGACGAGCACGAAGGAATACAGGCTCATCACCCGCCCGCGCAGATGATCCGGGATAGAGAGTTGCACCGCGCTGTTCGCGCTGACGAGCAGCGAGAGCATCCCGAAGCCGCACGCGGCCAGCACGGGTCCGGCGAGCAGCGGTCCCGGCGTCAGGGCCAGCGTCGCTGCACTCGCCAGTAGAATCACGCCGCCCAGCCGCAGATTCCGCAGCGGATTGGGTTTGCTGGCCTGCCACAGCGCCCCCGCCATTGCCCCCAGACCGAACATCGCCGAGAGGGTCCCGAAGGCCGCCTCCCGCGCCCCGAACACGACCCGCGCGTAGTAGGGGATGATGACGTTGAAATTGATGATGGTCAGGCTCATCAGGCCGACGAGCAGCATCACGTTCCGCACCGCCGGAGTGCGCCGCACGTAGGCCAGCCCTTCGCGGATGTTCTCGCCTACGCTGCCCTGTGGAATTCCCTCTCGCGGCGGAAAGGGGAGGGTGGCGATCACGAACAGCACCACGAAAAATGACGAGACGTTGAGGTAGAAGGGCAGCGCCAGGCGCGAGATGTCGTCCGGGTCCCCGGCCGCGAGCAGCGAGACGCCCAGCGCCGCGACGATGCCGAAGAGGGCCTGCCCCACCGTGCGCGAAACGTTGAACGAGAGGCTGTTGAGCGCGACCGCGTTGGGAACGTCGCTACGCGGCACGAAGTCCACGACCATGCTCTGACGGGCGGGCATGTCAAAGGCGTTGGCGATGCCGCCCACAAAGGCGATCGCCATCACTAGCGGCAGCGTGACGATCCCGAGGTGCGTGGTGACGGCCAGGGTCACCGCCGTGAACAGCAGCGTGATCTGGGTGGCGAGCAGTACCCGGCGCCGGGGCACCCGGTCGACCACCGCCCCCGCGAACAGCGAGAGCAGCAGGCTGGGCAGAAACTGCGCGACCGTCACGTACCCCAGGGCCGCGCTGCTGCCCCCCGTCAGCTCCAGCACGAGGTACTGCTGGGCAGTCGCCTGCATCCACGAGCCGACCAGCGAGAGCAGTTGTGAAAACCAGTAGCGGCGGTAGTTGGGATGCCGCAGGGCGCTGAACGTCCGGGCACTCCACCCGGAGAGGCTGGCTAGCATCTCCCCAGCATAGGCCCCCCGAAAGGGGGGCGTTCCGCCCGAGAAGACACCTCCGACCTTCCTGACCGCCACCTGATCCGATGAAGGCTTTGCAAATGTGACCTCTGTCTGGTACAGTGCGCCTGTT
It includes:
- a CDS encoding DegV family protein → MTPSNVAPRRVALVTDSTADLTPAEWAELRVSVVGLTLEVGGTLYSDPGTVRRPGLPVMDPATLVRRMEEGGAPRTSQAVPGDFRQAYAEALEAGAERVLCFPVASHLSGTFASAVTAAQEFGGQVEVVDTGTLSLGLGAAVRQARVWLDGGADPGEVARRLAGFGNRVFLRFVPGSLRWLVAGGRLSRVAGAAAGLLNVHPVIRAEAGKVEAAARIRGFHAALRELARSFPEGLEATVLHAGNPEGARTLAGELALRNVRVRATREITAVLLVHAGPGTVGLVGVPPLEPA
- the miaA gene encoding tRNA (adenosine(37)-N6)-dimethylallyltransferase MiaA, with amino-acid sequence MTSAPPFAVPILTAPTAAGKSALALALAVPRPAEVVAADAFTVYRGLDIGTAKPGAADRAAVPHHLLDVADVTESYDVARYVREAEAAVADIQARGRVPLVVGGTGFYLSALRRGLPLTPPADRAVQAEVEGELAERGLEALLAEIARVSPQEAGRMQGNPRRVVRALEVYRRTGRFPGEFGYSPPRFAYQVFAFTRPWPELEARIAGRVEEMLAGGWPEEAAWLAEQVPPDTGPRPTVWQALGYPEALAAARAELTPEEAAARITLATRRYARRQLTWIRTQLGAEVGGPEETAAALARHLDVEVL
- a CDS encoding Sec-independent protein translocase subunit TatA/TatB, translated to MPNIGPAELLVILVIALLVFGPKKLPELGKSLGSGIREFRRSTQGLKEELEGSLRETPPAAGPAPVQPAPVQTVVAQAVVPPVAPPAEAAPRPASDVLPPRP
- a CDS encoding YifB family Mg chelatase-like AAA ATPase → MLARARSVALIGVDAVPVEVEVDVSPGLPAFTVVGLPDQAVSEARERVRAAVRNAALPFPAARITVNLAPADLRKEGPLYDLPIALGLLAAQELLPPEALRGLVCAGELALDGSLRPIAGAVNVALLAAQEEVPALLPGANAAEAALIDGVTVFPAGTLLEAVRHLNGELPLTPASPPETPLDEDTPLDLADLKGQSGAKRALEIALAGGHNLLMIGSPGSGKTMLARRAPGLLPPLTRAEALEVTRIHSAAGLLTTRGGLVGRPPYRAPHHTVSDAGLIGGGSVPRPGEVSLAHRGVLFLDEFPEFSRKALETLRQPLEDRTVSISRARATVTYPANFQLVAAMNPCKCGHFGDPERACTCTPTERARYAGRLSGPLLDRVDILCRVPRLTVDELSRAPEGESSAVVRERVATARARMLARQGGRNSDLAGQALRQHAHLGPGPEAFARAAARQLGLTGRGFDRVLKVARTVADLAGQEHISEAHLAEAVTYRPRDLV
- a CDS encoding serine/threonine-protein kinase, translating into MEVGAEVGGRYRLHALIGEGGSAKVYRAEDTLLGREVAVKVLHPHLPDGDRARFLREVRTLARLSHPGVVPVLDLGEVPGEGGSPARAFFTMPLLAGPITALGPLEDSPASLTPFLTAAGFASRALGFIHAQGIIHRDLTPGNVLLDEARMPRLMDFGLVALSEHSRHLTRSGVTLGTPAYMAPEQARGSGVGPRSDLYALGAVLYRVACGSPPFVGDSDQSVLFQHVYEPPPDPRDLNPAVPDAVARVLLALLAKNPEERPESGEAAAHLWALARREVWTAHARGQYRGGRTRTGEHPDGPARVGNLTEAWSVPLPGEVTWPAAVVGEGDLLAVGTRGGQLVLMHTSGRPYATHAARDEVTAPATFVGGDILYGAWDGTLRRVRLRGGEQVWEHQARAEFTGAPTLWGGRVLAASRDGHLHALNARTGDLAWAYRAGGPVAASPVVWAGAALLCDENGWLHALDARTGTPLWKVEVGTVHATPALRPTAPGRATLLVPTWPGEVHALSLRADGGRAVLDSPEPTLWTYDLEDEIWAAPALTADLALVAGWGGTVRALRLSDGEDVWAFALEGRVTASPVVSAGLVFLASEEGELAALDIHTGAVRWRRREREGVQATPLAAAGTLYVAFMNGTLRAYREGEEGV
- the glgC gene encoding glucose-1-phosphate adenylyltransferase, with protein sequence MKPRVLGMILAGGQGSRLTPLTLKRSKPAVPFGGKYRIIDFAINNFINSGVFSIYVLTQYKAQSLTEHIQRGWRFGTFLQDYFITLVPAQMYRYEELGAVWYRGTADAVYQNLHLVDNFEADYVAIFSGDHIYKMNVEHMLQSHIDARADVTIAAYPMPRTEAHRFGVMHVGDRGRVTEFLEKPADPPGMPGDPDMTLTSMGNYIFSRRALEELLHTSISGQEDGFDFGQDVIPRALADGYSVQAYDFHRNPIPGQQGPNLYWRDVGTLDAYFDASLDLVSVNPEFDIYNPQWPLRTSSEFSPPAKFVHESEGRKGQAFNSSLAGGVIVSGGTVRDSILSRNVHIHSYSLVESCVLFDNVVVGRHSHLRRVIVDKDVTIPPGTRIGVDPEEDRARGFTVTENGVVVVPKSYTF
- a CDS encoding SLC13 family permease, translating into MDPVTILLLLFGLALLLFATEWLPVDVTALLLLAALLVLGLIPTREAFAGFGSDTVLTLAGLFVLTQMLLRAGVIEWIGTALARRARNAAGMVRGMLGTVAGVSAFTSNTATTAVFLPLVTGLARRAGIAPSRVLLPLAYASILGGTVTVIGTSTNLVVSGALPGAGLDPLGFFELAWVGIPVAVVGLLYLFFVAPRLLPEREAELEASLRAYLADLTVAPGSPLAGQTLRESGLGRDHGLTVVAVRRGEQTIYAPGPDFQIQELDTLAVEGPPERILAGKSTLGVFSKSEQKLQVEGSAPVRLVEAVVLPGSLLIGRTLREARFRERYGLSVLALHRRARTVERLGGLRVQVGDVLLIQGTPDRIGGLGDHLTVLGDLTEAQRDLRRAPLALGLFGGAVVLGGLGVLPLSVAVVIAVALALALRLVTPEEAYRSVEWPVIVLVACMLAFGTAFEDTGAARVLTGALSGVLEPLGPYGLLAALFAVTVALTQPMSNQAAALVMLPLAIGTATALGYDPRPFVIGITIAASNSFITPLEPSCMLVYGPGRYRFLDFVRVGSGLTAVTFAVSLLVIPRVWPF
- a CDS encoding Hsp20/alpha crystallin family protein, with translation MNEPVLARLQQLMTLREEVETLGTLGSPWTPPADWVDEDTHLRLLLDVPGVDPESLEMHEEGGAVTVAGRREVPARLLHGERPGGAFSRTLPFPEATVPNSGEAQLAAGVLNVRFEKRHPTIDVRSEQG